The DNA region CAGAGACGCGACCGCCAGAAGTGCCGAAGACGTGTATGCTGATGAAGGAAAAGAAGCCGCTGGGTTGACTAAAGCGCATGGGTCACTGGGAAAGGAGAACCGCGAGGCGCGGAAGTCAGGACAATTCTTCAAGTGGAAAGCTGCGCTAGCGATATTAGGTGCGGGGATGTTGTGGGTGCTGGTGATAGAGCGGCTGACTCGTTGAATGCCGTGCCCGTCCATTCAGGGTTTCTTAGCAAATCGCCGATGTTTGAGCCATAAGCATTGAGCGGTCCAAACCGACGTATACTGATCACGGCTAGTGTCAATCGGACAGCGAGCATGAGTACGAAACCTTTAAATGGCGACCGTTGGGCCGACGATCGCTTGGGCCGACAGCACGACAGCGTGTTTCTTCGCGATTTCCTCGTAAGTCGTGTTGAGGAACGTCGAGCACGGGGAGCGGGGCGAGCATACGTATTAAATCTCGACGCCGGCTGGGGGCAGGGGAAAACCTATTTCCTTGAGCGCTTCAAGCAAGATCTGTCGGAACGCTACTCAGTTGCCTACGTCAACGCATGGGAGGACGATCACGCCGACGATCCTTTGATTGCGATGATGATAGCAATAGAGACTGCGCTCATCGCGAAAGGGAAGAAAGCATCTAAAACATTAGCAGCCGTCAAACGAGCGTCGGGCAAGATAGCCGTTACCGCAGCCAAGCATGCCGCGATCGGACTGACCAAACGGCTCATTGGGCAAGAGGGTATCGACGACATATCGGAGGCCATCTCGGATGCCGCCGCGAGCCAGATCGAAGAGAGTTCGGAGGAAGCCGTCGAAGACATCGTCGGTCACTACGCCGACGCTGCCTTGCAAAAGTTTGAGATCGCGAAAGAAACAATAACCGATTTTAAGCAGAAGCTCTCTAAAGCTATAGAGCTAAAGAGTGTTCGCAGGCCATTCTTCGTGCTCGTCGATGAGCTTGACCGTTGCCGACCCTCCTACGCTATTGCGCTGTTGGAGCGCGTCAAACATCTTTTCGATATTGAAGACATTGTATTCGTTGTGGCGACTGACACTGAACAGTTGCGGCATGCAGTCAGCGCAATCTATGGCTCAGGTTTTGACGGATCGGGTTACTTGCTGCGGTTCTTCGACCGAACCTACAAGTTTGCGACACCCGATCCAAACGACTTCATCGCGACTCAGTTCGGCCAGTATCAGGTGCCCGACGATTTATTGTCTTCGCCAGTATTGAATGATCACGTCGGCTACACATCCGGTGTCGCCCAGGCTTTCAAACTCAGTCTTCGCGAGATTGAACGCTGCATGGATGTGCTTCGAAGTGCTATAACCATATGGCCCTATCAAAGCAAGGGAGCGCGATTGGAGCTTGCTTACTTGCTCCCGTTGACCGTTGCTTACTGCCGAAGCGATAAGTCTTTGTTTGACAGCCTTGCACGGTTCGATGCGGGTGAGCTTCAAAAGCAATGGGCAGGTTCCAACATCTTCCTACCAACCAAGCAAAGACAGAACGGACAGCCAGTTCGCGCGGGAATCTTTGAACCTACGCAACGTCTTTTGGAGCGCGCAGGCTCAAAGCTCATTGATATTGTCAACGTAGCTAGGAGGGAGGAGGGTGTGCGTGGTTGGGTGTATGACCGCTTCCTCGAAGAGTTGAATAAGGTTGGCAGTGGAGTATCGCCACAACTCGATGGAAGAAGCGTCCTCAGAACCTACCCCGAGTTGGTGCGATCCGTAGGTCGGTTGTCCGGTCGCGAGTAGCTAGTAGCTAAACTCCGCCCGCCCCAATCATTCGAATGCTTTGCTGTCACCGCCCTCCTTCGCGATCTCCCATCGATCTCTCATCTATGAGATCATCGATCGCTCGTAGCCGTCTCCGCAAATCGGCCACTCGCGCCGCATAGGCCTGTCGGAGAGCAATGCGTGCGTTGTCTACGTCAGAATACCGCGTTCCGAGAAGATTCAAAGCGATCTCAGCCGCACTATCGAGTTCCGCCTGCAGCTCTGAGCGTTCTTGGTCCGAATGTCCTCGTGCAGGATCAGCTAAGTCAGCGCTGTCCGGGAAATGAATGTCGCGTAGGCACTTGCTCAAAGCGCTAAGACACTTCTGCAACGCTACTTTGCTTTCGTCTAAATGCGCGGGATCGTTCTTCGCGAGGCGATCAGACCTAATCAGGTCGCGCACTCGCGTTACGGCTTTCTCGGCATCGAAAGCCCATTCAGGTTCAATTTTTCGTTCGAGGTGATCCCCAAAAGGAGCAGCGCGGCGCCAGTCATCGAGTAGCTTATTCACTTCGAGCACTAATGTTGCGCCCCGCGTTTTTGTCTCACGCAAGCGTGCGGCTAAGCTATCGCGCGCCATAATGGACGACTGCACAGCCATGAGCTTGAGTTGGCGCCTAGCAGGCTGGACGGTTATGAATGCAGCGAATATCGCTATGCCGCCCGTCGCCAACGTCTGCCAGTCCTTCAGCCACGAAGCTTGAGTGACGAGAGGAAATATAAGAGCGGTCGCCATGCCAGCTAAGAACCCCATCAGGAGACCAAATTCGAAGTCACTCCGCACGATGCGCTCCCTCAGTTTCGCCTAGCACCTGCCCGTTGATTTGATCAGCAGCTTACATCTCAAAGTACGGGGAGCCGTGAGGACACTGAGCCGTCTCAGCATAGGGATTGCGTTTGCGCCAATGCAAGTATTCAGCGAAGCGGCCACAGGCTAGCTCTAAGATCGCAGCGGCAAGCTCATCGGCATCCAGTTCGCTCGGGTTGTCGCCCGACCAGAACGGAGAGCCTGACAGCGCATCTATGGCTTTCCGTCTGTTGACGTGGACATCTAAGCGCCGAACCCAAGCTTGCGCTGCGCCGCTCTCATAGCCCTTGAACCAGCACGCCTCGATGCACTCAGGGGGCAACTGAGAAATATGGATTGGCCCGTCGAAAACCAGCATGATACCCCGAAGAAATTTGCTGTCTCGATATCCGTGGCGAAGCTCCGATTAATCAGCAAACGGCGCAAATAATGCGTCCACAGAAATCCTGTGTTCTGAGAAGATTGCGGCACAGACGCGCGTGTATGCGTGCGCGCGAGGTCCGAACTGCCGCAAGCTGAGTCAAATCGGGCTTTAGGCGCGTAGCTGCACAACTTTGTCGCCACCTGCGGCCTTGCCCCTTACGATCAAAGTCACGTGATCTGCCCAAGCTTGTAGCGCCGCCCGAACTTGCTTCTCCATACGCGCGTTCTGCGTGTAGCTCTTTTCCGTCACGCTCTGATCTTTGTGGTTCAGGATCAAGTCACGGACGTCACGGGAAACGCCCTCGTTTTTGAGCCAGTTCGAGACACCACGCCGCATGTCGTGGATGGAAACGTCATCCAACTCAAAGTCCACACGCAGCCGCCGCATCGCCATTGTCACGCTTTCTCCGTGAACATGCGGCAGCCGTGGCTTCTTACCGGCCTTTACGCGACCCGTGTCGGCGGGAAAGACGAACTCACCGTTGGCGCATTTCTCCATGGCCTCCCGGAACAGCTTCGCGGCTTGGACAGATAGCGGCACAATTTGGGTGAGCCCGTTCTTCGTCCGTCCCTCAATCAGCTTCCCGCGCTTATTTACGTCACCCGGTATCACCCACGTCGGTGCATCAGTATCCAGCCCATGGATTTCAGATACCCGCGCGCCTGCGACCTCAGTTCTCCGTTGACCAGTAAGGATTGAAAGTCGGATGATGCAGCGCACCGCCTCAGACAGGCGATCCTCAATGCCGTTCCAGAGCGCTTTGATTTCGTCAGCCGTAGGCTCGCGGTCACGTGCAAGCTTCTCACCACGCTTCTTGATGCCAAGTGC from Hyphomicrobium sp. CS1GBMeth3 includes:
- a CDS encoding P-loop NTPase fold protein, giving the protein MSTKPLNGDRWADDRLGRQHDSVFLRDFLVSRVEERRARGAGRAYVLNLDAGWGQGKTYFLERFKQDLSERYSVAYVNAWEDDHADDPLIAMMIAIETALIAKGKKASKTLAAVKRASGKIAVTAAKHAAIGLTKRLIGQEGIDDISEAISDAAASQIEESSEEAVEDIVGHYADAALQKFEIAKETITDFKQKLSKAIELKSVRRPFFVLVDELDRCRPSYAIALLERVKHLFDIEDIVFVVATDTEQLRHAVSAIYGSGFDGSGYLLRFFDRTYKFATPDPNDFIATQFGQYQVPDDLLSSPVLNDHVGYTSGVAQAFKLSLREIERCMDVLRSAITIWPYQSKGARLELAYLLPLTVAYCRSDKSLFDSLARFDAGELQKQWAGSNIFLPTKQRQNGQPVRAGIFEPTQRLLERAGSKLIDIVNVARREEGVRGWVYDRFLEELNKVGSGVSPQLDGRSVLRTYPELVRSVGRLSGRE
- a CDS encoding tyrosine-type recombinase/integrase, producing the protein MPRASTNNFSTDGELVSIAKAAKGNPRTEWRDTTTRGLVFITQPTGSCYWYLFYVPKTGEGLRKLKLGEYSREFSLKKAREIAVAKRADVDQGADPVVAAKAAKARIHGLRFRGLAERFLAENHRLSASTRKVYEYALKKDAYPRIGDKLVDDVTREDIIGICQAIEKRVKVDKDTKERHKPTSQSDHTRLTISAVFTWAVEEGLAKSNPALGIKKRGEKLARDREPTADEIKALWNGIEDRLSEAVRCIIRLSILTGQRRTEVAGARVSEIHGLDTDAPTWVIPGDVNKRGKLIEGRTKNGLTQIVPLSVQAAKLFREAMEKCANGEFVFPADTGRVKAGKKPRLPHVHGESVTMAMRRLRVDFELDDVSIHDMRRGVSNWLKNEGVSRDVRDLILNHKDQSVTEKSYTQNARMEKQVRAALQAWADHVTLIVRGKAAGGDKVVQLRA